The sequence CCAAGGCGAAAATGGAACCTGTGGTTAAAAGATTAGCTCGCAAGCCACACGTAGAATCCATGTATACGTCCTGATAGTAACGCAGCTTACCTTGTAGATCTCCTCAGTCACATTTTCAAATCCAGTGTCGATAAACCATTGTTTGTAGTTCTTTGATACCCCCATAGGTTTTCCAAACTTAGCACTTGCATCGATCAGGTGGTCGCGCCATTCCAGGATGTTTGGGGCCTTGTTGATGGTGTCGTCGTCGCCAAAAACCCCCACCGTCGCGTCCGCGACCTCAAACCAGCCTCCGGGTCGAAGGTTATCCTTGGCTTGGCGGAATAGACGCTTATAATCTTTGGCGCTGCCTTCGATGCTCCGGGCATGGATGAAATCGAACGGGTCCCTGAAATTCCAGGTTGCCTCAAAGTCATCAATTTCAAATTTGCAATTTGTTGGAATCCTATTAGAGCTGGTTAAGGCCATGCTTCTCCCGGAATTGGTCAAAAGGAAGAGGCAATCTTACCATGATGGCTGGATGGGGCTCAGATCGATCCCTGACAAACAGCAAGTTAATCATTCAGGTTGTGAAGAAGGGGCCAGAAGACGGTGGCAACAGACCTGTCACGACAGCTTCGGGGAGTTTACTAAGAAGTACAGTTTAATATTCAAACATCAGACACTTGGTTGTAAGGGGTGACCATACTCAGCGACATCAATTGCCCAACTTCCAGTGCCGGTTCCAAGGTCCAAGATTTTGGATGTACCTGGTGGAATTGGGGCGCGGTAAAGCTCTCCTCCTAGGATCATGTTGTAGATGTGATGATGCTgtgaaagaaaagagaagggggggaatAAAATGGTGAGTAACCAGAATGCGCTCTGAACCAATGCCAGGGATGGAAGAGGCGACTTACTAGATCGAGCCGGTCTTGTTCTCTCTCATCATTTGGCTGGGGAAGGTCAGCAAGATCTGTTCACACACCCATGAGGAGCGAATGTGAAGGGAAGAGTGTCTTTCTTACAATGACATATGATCCTTCTCTGTAGGCGTGGTATCGTCTTCCATTCTACAGACACTTGCCTTAGTTTCGATGTGAACCAGGGCCAACAGAACACAGACTAACTTCATATCTGCTTGCATGTTAGAGGTTGATCTATCAAGTCCAAGGAAATATCTTACTTGTGGCCCAGAATACTTGAAGTGAGCGAGGCTGTGCTGCTCTCAAACCTATGATGGGACGGAGCTTGAGTCTCACTGTAGACCCGGCGGAATCTTCCAATCCGATGCACTTACGAGGCAGCATCCGAGTCTCCATCATAGAGGTCGTGGTCATCCTGTGTCGGAGGTCAGTAACAGCATGATTGTATTTGGTAGGAGATGACAGGGGCGTACTGACTGCCGGGACGATGGCAGGTTGTTGCGGTGAAGCCTCGGGCGGCTCGCGGGGCGACGAGGTCGTCGCGGCGGGCTCCTGTGCCATCTTCTCGATATCGACTCAAGCTGGCAAGAGTACCAATCTCTGCGAGGAATATTACTGTGTATGGATTCGGTGGATATATGGCCCCTATCTCCCGGATGATGTTGTTGAGAGTGGACAGGAAATCGCTTTGACGGGGAAAAATTTGTGAATATACGTAGTATTATTAAATGCCAAAAAGAGGCGATTTTTCGCTGgtaaaaaaaagccaaataATAGGACGAGTTAATTATTGGTTTGATGGGCAAGGGAATATTGACTATTATCGGCGACCAGGCAAAATGCCGCTCTCGTCACCTGTTCCTCGTTACGGGAGGGTTTGTTTAGCGCGCCGATAGCGCCCAATGGCAGTTGACAGCCAAGGGGCGAGCTGCAGCGCATCGGGGGGGTTAAAGACGAACTGAGGAGGAGGGGGGCGCGAGCGGTGGGCCCCGGAAACGGCGTTCTGCGCACCGGACTCGCTGGGCTTCGGAGGCACGCTTGACGCTACTGGCGCGGAAGGGATCCCCGGAGCGTTGCCCCCCCAAAAGGCCCCAGCGACAGCCCCTAGTCAGCTCCTTGCGTCGTTCGAGGGCCTTAAGGGCCGCTCGGTCCGGGGGGCCGTTTGGTTTGGCAGCAATCCCAGCTCTAAACCCGGGTGTCCgctttttccccttttttgaGGCTCGCAGCTTGACGGAACAAATGAGTTACAGCACATATGAGTGCACATACATATAAGCGTCCAGACCACCAGCAAGACCACGTATTGACTTGGGGAACTACTCTGTAGTTGGACAGTACTCCCGTGTATGCAGGACAGCGACCCTCCATCGCAGAAGAGCGATTGCCGACCTGGCACAGTCTCGATGACACGCATCCTCCCCCCGCATTGGTTGACGCCGGCCACCACTCGGCTCCCTCCCTCACACTCACCCTCTCCTCACCCTCATCCTCTCATCCCATCTCTCTCCCTCGCCGGCAGAGCAGCCAACCTCCCCATCGCCCGCAAACCCAGACCGCACTGGGC is a genomic window of Coccidioides posadasii str. Silveira chromosome 3, complete sequence containing:
- a CDS encoding uncharacterized protein (EggNog:ENOG410PUZ4): MAQEPAATTSSPREPPEASPQQPAIVPADDHDLYDGDSDAASFESSTASLTSSILGHKYENGRRYHAYREGSYVIPNDEREQDRLDLHHHIYNMILGGELYRAPIPPGTSKILDLGTGTGSWAIDVADKLPEAVVTGIDLSPIQPSWIPTNCKFEIDDFEATWNFRDPFDFIHARSIEGSAKDYKRLFRQAKDNLRPGGWFEVADATVGVFGDDDTINKAPNILEWRDHLIDASAKFGKPMGVSKNYKQWFIDTGFENVTEEIYKVPFSPWAKDKKLKELGRYQQAMMLEALEAYSLALFTKVLNWDVNRIQLLLVGVRKELMDRSLHIYSQYYIVYGQRPQNS